A stretch of Gallus gallus isolate bGalGal1 chromosome 2, bGalGal1.mat.broiler.GRCg7b, whole genome shotgun sequence DNA encodes these proteins:
- the CROT gene encoding peroxisomal carnitine O-octanoyltransferase has translation MEKQVLESSEERTFQYQDSLPPLPVPPLDESLSKYLDSVKPFLNQEEYQRTEDIVKRFENGIGKELHQKLLERAKTRRNWLEDWWLNVAYLDLRISTQINCNMGGPGPYIEHCWPPKEGTQIERACVNIWHTLKYWELLREEKAPIERSGNAVLDMSQFRMLFNTCKVPGITRDSLCNYFKTVTEGECPSHLVVLCRGRVFAFDAVHEGNMLTPPELSRQLTFIQRRCDSEPDGPGLPALTSNERTKWAEIREYLISLDPKNLAHLEKIQQSLFVVSLDDSSPHATPEDYTEITRLGLAGDPTVRWGDKSYNSIFFSNGTSSAFCDHSPFDAMALITMLSSAEQKIIENEGKWKGSDKVRDIPCPEELVFTVDQKIINEIERTKEMYYEKVSDLQLACYAFTSFGKALIKKRKLHPDTFVQLALQLAYYKCHGRPGCCYETAMTRRFYHGRTETIRPCTMEAVEWCKSMLDHSATNYERLQLMHAAFAKHNRMRKDCENGRGFDRHLLGLLLIAQEQGLPVPELFEDPAFTASGGGGNFVLSTSLTGYTRFSGCAVPMVHHGYGFFYAIRDDRIVVLCSSWKSCPETSAEVLCKTLFQCFQDVLQLTVTAQL, from the exons ATGGAAAAGCAAGTGCTTGAGTCCTCTGAAGAGCGAACATTTCAGTACCAAGATTCCCTGCCTCCGCTGCCCGTACCTCCTCTGGATGAATCTTTAAGTAAATACCTCGACTCAG TGAAGCCATTTCTAAATCAAGAAGAATATCAAAGAACCGAGGATATCGTTAAAAGATTTGAAAATGGGATTGGCAAAGAGCTGCATCAGAAATTACTGGAAAGAGCAAAAACCAGAAGGAATTGG ctggAGGACTGGTGGCTGAATGTGGCTTACCTTGATCTTCGCATATCAACGCAAATAAACTGTAACATGGGAGGCCCTGGTCCCTATATTGAACACTGCTGGCCACCCAAAGAAGGCACTCAGATAGAGAGAGCATGTGTAAATATATGGCACACCCTGAAGTACTGGGAGCTATTACGAGA AGAGAAAGCGCCTATAGAGAGATCTGGGAATGCTGTTCTGGACATGAGCCAATTTCGAATGCTCTTTAACACTTGCAAGGTGCCTGGAATTACCAGAGACTCCCTCTGCAACTATTTTAAGACTG tgaCTGAAGGTGAATGCCCATCTCACTTAGTAGTCCTGTGTCGAGGCCGAGTGTTTGCATTTGATGCTGTACATGAAGGCAACATGCTGACTCCTCCAGAGCTTTCCAG GCAACTTACGTTCATCCAGAGAAGATGCGATAGTGAACCAGATGGACCAGGACTGCCAGCTTTAACAAGCAATGAAAGGACAAAATGGGCGGAG ATACGTGAATATTTAATTAGTCTGGACCCAAAGAACCTAGCTCATCTTGAAAAAATTCAGCAAAGTTTGTTTGTGGTCAGCCTGGATGATTCTAGTCCCCATGCAACTCCTGAGGACTACACAGAG ATAACGAGGCTGGGCCTAGCGGGTGATCCAACTGTGCGCTGGGGAGATAAGTCCTACAACAGCATATTCTTCTCCAATGGAACCTCTAGTGCATTCTGCGAC CATTCTCCTTTTGATGCCATGGCTTTAATCACCATGTTATCTTCTGCTGAACAAAAGATTattgaaaatgaaggaaaatggaag GGATCAGATAAAGTGAGGGATATTCCATGCCCAGAGGAGCTTGTGTTCACAGTAGACCaaaaaattataaatgaaaTTGAACGTACTAAAGAAATGTATTATGAAAAG GTATCTGACCTGCAGTTAGCGTGTTACGCCTTCACATCCTTTGGCAAAGCCTTGATTAAGAAGAGGAAACTTCATCCAGATACGTTTGTGCAGCTTGCCCTTCAGCTGGCTTATTACAAATGTCATGGGCG ccCGGGCTGCTGTTATGAAACTGCAATGACCAGGCGTTTCTATCACGGCCGCACGGAGACCATAAGACCGTGTACCATGGAAGCAGTAGAGTGGTGCAAATCCATGTTGGATCATTCTGCCACT AATTATGAACGCCTACAGCTGATGCATGCGGCATTTGCAAAGCACAATAGAATGAGGAAGGATTGTGAGAATGGAAGAG GATTTGACCGTCATCTCCTGGGTCTCCTTCTCATAGCACAGGAGCAGGGACTGCCAGTGCCAGAACTCTTTGAGGACCCTGCCTTCACAGCCAG TGGAGGAGGTGGGAACTTTGTTCTTTCAACTAGTCTGACTGGGTACACCAGATTTAGTGGATGTGCAGTCCCTATGGTGCATCACGGCTATGGCTTTTTTTATGCAATCAGAGATGACAG GATCGTTGTTTTATGTTCTTCCTGGAAGTCGTGCCCAGAGACCAGTGCAGAAGTGCTGTGCAAAACTTTATTCCAGTGTTTCCAGGACGTGCTACAGTTAACAGTTACAGCTCAGCTATAA